From a region of the Zingiber officinale cultivar Zhangliang chromosome 4B, Zo_v1.1, whole genome shotgun sequence genome:
- the LOC121976807 gene encoding uncharacterized protein PHLOEM PROTEIN 2-LIKE A4-like, which yields MSRAESPHWNGLMHERWVRRVADTIYISAKAMQITWGKDERFWKWPSLSKDKLPKDFAKHQLSFDSAAELNQVKWLQVTGTLDLTRHDRQLNPSKTYEIIYHVKFKVDAFGWSKTPVTFLCGASRMKKRGNEMVALQRSRGVGEWLQIHGGEFKPGKFTAGKVEFGMLDVESEWWKGGMAIAGVTVRPKGTK from the exons ATGAGCCGCGCCGAGTCACCTCACTGGAACGGTCTCATGCAC GAAAGGTGGGTGAGACGAGTTGCAGACACAATCTACATCTCGGCCAAAGCCATGCAAATAACTTGGGGCAAAGACGAAAGGTTCTGGAAGTGGCCTAGTCTCTCCAAAGACAAGCTCCCTAAAGATTTTGCCAAACACCAACTCAG CTTTGACAGCGCCGCAGAGCTCAACCAGGTGAAATGGCTTCAGGTAACAGGAACTCTGGATCTGACGAGGCACGATCGCCAGCTGAACCCGTCCAAGACTTACGAGATCATCTACCACGTTAAGTTCAAGGTGGACGCGTTTGGGTGGAGCAAAACCCCGGTGACCTTTCTGTGCGGGGCAAGCAGGATGAAGAAGAGGGGTAACGAGATGGTGGCGCTGCAGAGGAGCAGAGGAGTCGGCGAGTGGCTGCAAATCCACGGAGGGGAGTTCAAGCCGGGGAAATTCACCGCCGGGAAGGTTGAGTTTGGGATGCTCGACGTGGAGAGCGAATGGTGGAAGGGCGGCATGGCCATTGCAGGGGTCACCGTCAGGCCCAAAGGCACCAAGTAA
- the LOC121978708 gene encoding leucine-rich repeat extensin-like protein 4: protein MAGRSISYLLLLFLLPLVSGDGASISRQQLLGLSEGDNGDDLPKDFAFDVEMATGITNLRLRRAYVALQAWKHAMYSDPHNFTENWHGTDLCSYKGVFCASALDDSSVDVIAGIDLNGAGIAGYLPAELGLLFDAAIFHINSNRFCGIIPESFSRLKLLYEFDVSNNRFVGRFPKVLLRLPALKYLDMRFNEFEGALPPSLFNKHLDAIFVNNNHFTSPIPDNFGNSTASVVVLANNKLGGCIPTSIGEMGNTLNEIILLNNDLGGCLPAEIGLLSNATVVDASWNSLVGALPKSLRKLKKLKKMDLSHNVLNGNIPKGVCQLPSLTNFVFSYNYFKWMSKECAAAAASTKPNNVLLDGKRNCLSHFPGQKPSWICGAMATQFTNCSRFKCGASSTEKPTPKPSPKSPKQSHESPLPPTPKPVIYSPPMSSSSSLPVQPPPPPPPPQPPVAVQSPPPSIYSPVPPSVHSPPTPNAESPKKPFDSPKPVIYSPPMSSSSSLPEQPPPPPPVAVQSPPPSYSPEPPSLHSPPTPNAESSKKPFDSPKPAIYSPPMPSSSSLPVQPPPPPAVAVQSPPPTIYSPVPPSLHSPPTPNAESPEKPFDSLKPAYSPPMSSSSSLPVQPPPPPAVAVQSPPPSINSPVPPSVHSPPTPNAESPKNPFDSLKPAYSPPMPSSSSLPVQPPSPPVAVQSPPPSIYSPPLSVNSPPTPNAESPKKSFSSPPHSLPSPLAYSPPMPSTSFSSPPEPPTNLLPPIAEFSYASPPPPFYPGYK, encoded by the coding sequence ATGGCTGGTCGTTCCATCTcctacctcctcctcctcttcctcctccccctCGTTTCCGGCGATGGCGCATCCATTTCCCGACAGCAACTTCTTGGCCTTTCCGAGGGCGACAATGGCGACGATCTCCCAAAAGACTTTGCCTTCGATGTCGAGATGGCCACCGGCATTACCAACCTCCGGCTCCGTCGTGCCTACGTAGCCCTCCAGGCCTGGAAGCATGCCATGTACTCCGACCCCCACAACTTCACCGAGAACTGGCATGGCACCGATCTATGCTCCTACAAAGGCGTGTTCTGTGCTTCAGCGCTCGACGACTCCTCTGTCGATGTGATCGCCGGCATCGACCTCAATGGCGCCGGCATCGCCGGATATCTCCCTGCAGAGCTCGGCCTCCTCTTTGATGCCGCCATCTTCCACATCAATTCCAATCGCTTCTGCGGCATCATCCCCGAGAGCTTCTCCCGCCTCAAGCTCCTCTACGAGTTCGATGTCAGTAACAACCGCTTCGTCGGGAGATTTCCTAAAGTCCTCCTCCGCCTGCCGGCGCTCAAGTACCTCGATATGCGATTCAATGAGTTCGAGGGCGCTTTGCCTCCGTCCCTCTTTAACAAACACCTCGACGCCATTTTCGTGAACAACAATCATTTCACCTCTCCGATCCCGGACAATTTCGGTAACTCCACTGCCTCTGTCGTCGTGCTCGCCAACAACAAGCTCGGCGGGTGCATTCCGACGAGCATCGGGGAGATGGGGAACACGCTCAACGAGATCATCCTTCTCAACAATGATCTCGGCGGGTGCTTGCCGGCGGAGATCGGGTTGTTGAGCAATGCGACGGTGGTGGACGCGAGCTGGAACTCCCTCGTCGGAGCGTTGCCCAAGAGCCTGAGGAAGTtgaagaagctcaagaaaatggaTTTGTCGCACAATGTGCTCAACGGCAACATACCCAAAGGAGTGTGTCAGTTGCCGAGTTTAACTAACTTCGTCTTCTCCTACAACTACTTCAAATGGATGTCGAAAGAGtgtgcggcggcggcggcgtcgaCGAAGCCCAATAATGTTTTGCTAGATGGAAAGAGGAACTGCCTCTCCCATTTTCCCGGCCAAAAGCCGTCGTGGATCTGCGGTGCAATGGCGACTCAATTTACCAATTGTAGTCGATTCAAGTGCGGGGCGTCGTCGACGGAGAAACCTACACCAAAGCCATCTCCTAAATCTCCAAAGCAGTCACATGAGTCTCCCCTGCCACCAACACCAAAACCTGTTATCTACTCTCCTCCAATGTCATCAAGTTCTTCTCTTCCAGTacaaccgccgccgccgccgccgccgccgcaacCGCCAGTTGCGGTTCAGTCTCCACCTCCGTCGATCTATTCGCCAGTACCACCTTCAGTGCACTCTCCACCTACACCAAATGCCGAATCGCCAAAGAAGCCATTCGACTCTCCAAAACCTGTTATCTACTCTCCTCCAATGTCCTCAAGTTCTTCTCTTCCAGAACAACCGCCGCCGCCTCCTCCGGTTGCGGTTCAGTCTCCACCTCCGTCTTATTCGCCAGAACCGCCTTCACTGCACTCTCCACCTACACCAAATGCCGAATCGTCAAAGAAGCCATTCGACTCTCCAAAACCTGCTATCTACTCTCCTCCAATGCCCTCAAGTTCTTCTCTTCCAGTGCAACCACCGCCGCCGCCGGCGGTTGCGGTTCAGTCTCCACCTCCGACAATCTATTCGCCAGTGCCGCCTTCACTGCACTCTCCACCTACACCAAATGCCGAATCACCAGAGAAGCCATTCGACTCTCTAAAACCTGCGTACTCTCCTCCAATGTCCTCAAGTTCTTCTCTCCCAGTACAACCACCGCCGCCGCCGGCGGTTGCGGTTCAGTCTCCACCTCCGTCGATCAATTCGCCAGTACCACCTTCAGTGCACTCTCCACCTACACCAAATGCCGAATCACCAAAGAATCCATTCGACTCTCTAAAACCTGCCTACTCTCCTCCAATGCCCTCAAGTTCTTCTCTCCCAGTACAACCACCGTCGCCGCCGGTTGCGGTTCAGTCTCCACCTCCGTCGATCTATTCGCCACCACTTTCAGTGAACTCTCCGCCTACACCAAATGCCGAATCACCAAAGAAGTCATTCAGCTCTCCCCCTCATTCTCTACCGTCGCCGTTAGCCTACTCTCCTCCTATGCCCTCAACTTCTTTTTCATCGCCGCCTGAGCCACCAACGAATCTACTGCCTCCAATTGCTGAATTTAGCTATGCATCTCCACCACCACCGTTTTACCCCGGATACAAATAA